The segment GGCACAATAAAGTTTTCCTGCATCCAAGTCATGTCTCACTCCCTCATTGTGCCAAGCTTGGGAAACCCCGGGGGTAGgtgcccagcagctgtgggagggtaAATGCTGGGTTCTAGATGCCCAAGGGAGGTGAGGGTGGGAAGTgctaggagagggagggaggacgcaggcagcaggcaggggaaagaGAGCCTTGTGGTGGGacttgcaggagctggggaaagggcagagggcagggagcagggtagGTGCATTCAGTGCTCCATCACTTCATCTTCTGAGCCCAGGAGCAGCATCAACTCTACAAGgttccagtgctctgcagaagcacaggagaaTCTTCAGGCATCTGCACAGAGGAGGCTGGATGAGAGTTACTGTTTAACCTCACACCTGGGAAATGACCGTCAATATTCCAtgacataggacatcatgctcagcaacagaaagctgggggaagaagaaggaaggaggatcttgggagtgatggcatttgtctctcACGTAACCGTTGCCAGTGTGGccgccctgctgtcctggagatggctgaacacctgccgctaatgccaagtagaaaatgaattccttatttgctTGACAGGCATGCAAGGCTTTTCCTTTACTTCTTAAACTCTCTTTATCCCGACacaccagttttctcacttttagcccTCCGATTCACTCACCCATCCCAGCAGCggaggagtgagcgagctgctctgggctctttaggtgccagctggggttaaaccacaacaatgatgaagggacagggagcagctctCTCCCGGGGAGAGTCTCAGAGTTCTGCaactgttcctcctgtctccgagGAGGACCGGGGGTTTCTTATCAATGTGCACAGATGCCTGAAGGGAAGGCATCAAGAAGATGCGTCCAGGCTCTTGTCAGAGGCgtccagtgccaggacaagaggcaatgggcaccagctgaaacacaggaggctctgccTGAAAAGCGCAAAACTCTTTtggcactgtgagggtgaccgagcgcGGGCACAGGTTGTCTCAGGAGGTTGTGGCATTTCTGTTCTTGGAGGCAAAGTTGTGtggacacagtgctgggcagccGGCTCTGGGTGACCCTGCTGAGGTGGCAGCATGACAAGATGCCCTGCAAAGGCTCCTGCCCCAGGAATCAGGcagttatttctgtcattttctgtctgtggcaGAGTTGGCCTGTGTTGggggtgagaaggggaaggagaaaaggatggggaaagcgAAGGTGAAGGATAAGAGAGTACAGCAGAAGGACAGGCgagaagatggggaaagggaagtggactgtgaaggagaataaaaagaagaagaagaagaaagaaagggaaagaagaagaagaaagaggagaggaaagggaacgggatagggaagaggaaagggaagcgtCCCCATTGCTTTCTCCCGCAGGGGCTCAGACAGAGCTGTGGAGGCACGAAGGGGGTGGAGTCACAACACGCATTGCCCCTGGGTGGCTCacagcccctggggcagtcaCACTCATGCCCAGGGAAGCTTGAGGTCTGCAAATGCccaagggcttcaggtgctgcaggcagcagatctgTCTGTTCAGGCAGGGCCCTTTGAGCTCAGCTGTGGGACCTTATGTGGACAGAGCTGCCACGGCTGTGGGGTCTCCCCAAAGGCAGCTCAGCCTGGATCTGCTGGGACAGAGAGACTGCCCTGGCCCAGATGGGCGGGGTCACATGCAGGGCGAGGGAGCCCTGCAAACCACGTGGCTCGGTGAAAcgaaaaacaaagagagaggggTTAGATGCAGGATTCTTTTATTGTAAGTGCAGCAAACAACCAGTGGAGAAAGACACataaggcacaggcaggcaggttgTCCCTGTGGGCTTCAAGAGAGCTGTTCCTTCAGGCTTCTGCCAGGCAGTGGCTGTTGGAGAGACAAGCAAGTGCCCTGTGGGTGGATGGTGGCTTCGTGCCTCTGGGGACGGGcaggagcaaggaggaggagaggcagcatggagagagaagaagggagggacaaggagaggagaagtgaGGCTGAGATGGCCCAGGGTCTCTGGGTTTTCTGGGGCTCAGTCTAGCAGGGCCCACAGttgtcccagagcttcctgctgtagcggggcagggcgcaagggctgcaggcgggagaagcgtagggtctgccaaaggtgcagaggccccctgagCCCTGCGTGGCCCCGGCACCGtagaggccccccagccccagggagcccccaaaggcgggtgctccggaggagcccaccacggcttgctgggggaaggagctgaggatggggccggggaaggtgacgacgacggggggcggctggatgaaggccgacgagtcggggcactgccgggcgcacagctcgttgcagctctcagcgatgggctgggggACGGCGATGCCGgtttttggtgggcacaggtcgtagcaagacatctttgtgtgGGTTTGGATGGTGCTCTGCAAGAGAACAGAGATAGCAAGAGTGCAGTAGAGGGGAGCGCCTGAGGTGGAGGGACTGGCTCAGGGGTCGAGGAGGAGAAGCGCTCCCGGACTTACCTTGTTCCCCAAGGAGAAGGCAGCCAGAGCAGAGGATGGgagagcctggcagaggcagagctttTATACCATCCCCGCCATTGCTCAGCACCCCGTGGGCCAATGTGCAGAGGCGACACTCCCTCCTGCCGATGACAATGGTGACAACGGCGCTGTCCAGCTACTGGCCCTCCCTGAGTCAGCATCCCCTCGCCACAGTAGCACACGATGCCTCAGagcctttcctgctctttctgctgtggcagcagcatctccctgctgggGGCTGCGCACGGCAGGAGAGGGCCGTGCTTGtgtagctcctgcctgccctgtgctctgccctgggaagacatctctgctctgtacccgcagccgggctctgctgggaggagagtcGTCCCCGAGCCCAGCGGGGCTATTCCCAccaggggcagctgcagctgagccttcagacaggactcccagctccccagcacgccgagggaagcccctgctcagccctggccacGAGCAATGGGGCTCCCAGGACATCTGTGATGGGCTGGTGGGgctcgggcagggctggcacgagCTTGTGCCGTGTGGGATCAGGAGGGGATCTGTGATCCTTGCACCATGCAGCTCAGGAGGGAAGAGCATGAGGGGTCTTTCTGCCCCAGACTGGCTGAGGTCGATGACCAACgcatgcaggcagagggaggctggctcTGTTGGACTGGCGAGTGATGCATCGTGCTGAGCAGGCAGTGCCGCAGAGGAGTGCCTTTGCTGTGCCATTTCGTAACCTCGCGCCTCTGTAGATTACAGCCACACGGCGTATGTCATGCGGTCACCGGTATGCGGGAGGCATTTGCGAGGTGCCTTCTTGGTCAATGCCAGGACCCTGACCCTCCCAGTGGCTATGCAAAGATGGCATGCATCCACCCCGAGACCAAGCCCTTGGGC is part of the Strix aluco isolate bStrAlu1 chromosome 30, bStrAlu1.hap1, whole genome shotgun sequence genome and harbors:
- the LOC141916817 gene encoding feather keratin 3-like, with the protein product MSCYDLCPPKTGIAVPQPIAESCNELCARQCPDSSAFIQPPPVVVTFPGPILSSFPQQAVVGSSGAPAFGGSLGLGGLYGAGATQGSGGLCTFGRPYASPACSPCALPRYSRKLWDNCGPC